The DNA segment TCACTCGCAAAATCTTCAAATTTAGTTTTTAATTCTTCTAAAATATTATTAGGCATGATATTCTCCTTTTTTCTTCTCTATTCCATTATAATATAAATCGGCAAAAATTCAACTCATAATACAAAATTACTAAAAGTTTTTTAATATCTCCTTATTTTCAATGTATCTTTTTATAATTTTTTGATATATATTTTTTAACAATTATATAATCTTTTATATTATCTGTATAATTATTATCTGGACTTTTTCTGTATTTTAAGGTAGTATTTAACTAGGAGTGTTATATTATGAATTATACCAATTTTAAAATTTTAAATATAAATTTTACATATATTTTAGATTATATGACAACATTATTTAGCGATATTCGTTTAGATATTGATATTTTATTAACAATATTTCTAATTATAAATACATTACTAGCATTCTCTATAGTTTTTTTAGAATATCAAACTACCCGTTCTTCTTGGGCTTGGATTTTAGTTTTATTCTTAATACCTTATTTAGGTTTTATCCTTTATTTAATGCTAGGAAGACCTATTTATAGAGAAAAAATCTTCCCTTTTTCTGATGAAGAAAAAATTTCGTATCAAGAGAGTTTATTAAAACAATCTACTCCATACGAAATTTCAAAGGAAGAACAAATTATTTATAAGTATAGAAATTTAATAGAGTTAAATTACGAAACAGATAAAGCTTTCTTATCTAAAAAAAATAAAATCAAAATTATTACAGATGGAAAAGAAAAATTTGAATTATTATTCGAAGATATAAAAAAAGCAAAAGATTATATCTATATTCAATACTATATTCTTAAAAAAGATGGTATCGGAAAACAATTATTTAATTTACTTGAACAAAAACTTAAAGAAGGTGTAAAAGTATATATCTTGTATGATGACATAGGCTCAAGGAAATTAAGTATCTCCTCACTAGGAAAATTAACAAAAAACAATGCAAAAATAAAAAGTTTTTTCAAATCTAAGCTACCACTTATAAATTTTCGTATGAACTACAGAAATCATAGAAAAATAGTGGTTATTGATGGAGAGATTGCTTATACCGGAG comes from the Gemella morbillorum genome and includes:
- the cls gene encoding cardiolipin synthase, which gives rise to MNYTNFKILNINFTYILDYMTTLFSDIRLDIDILLTIFLIINTLLAFSIVFLEYQTTRSSWAWILVLFLIPYLGFILYLMLGRPIYREKIFPFSDEEKISYQESLLKQSTPYEISKEEQIIYKYRNLIELNYETDKAFLSKKNKIKIITDGKEKFELLFEDIKKAKDYIYIQYYILKKDGIGKQLFNLLEQKLKEGVKVYILYDDIGSRKLSISSLGKLTKNNAKIKSFFKSKLPLINFRMNYRNHRKIVVIDGEIAYTGGFNVGDEYLGLDKKFGYWRDTHLRIEGEAVVSLEFRFIDDWNSQSSKKTEQIKLEEEHAAIPVDNYLPIQMVASGPDSKLEKIKYGYLHMISRAKKYIYIQSPYFIPDESVMDALKMAILSGIDVRIMVPNKPDHMFVYWATYSFIGELASLGAKTYIYENGFIHTKMIIIDDEVTSLGSANFDYRSFKLNFELNAFMYDYKTTKAFRKIFLEDVKKSTLVSYSKYQQRSLIIRIKEAFARLISPIL